A window of the Sardina pilchardus chromosome 21, fSarPil1.1, whole genome shotgun sequence genome harbors these coding sequences:
- the LOC134068909 gene encoding uncharacterized protein LOC134068909 isoform X1 has translation MYRLEVWLSHTAMFTLLCVLVAATVTEEHPTMPQSTGGDTVHPARIFGAATGKLRVGEDFEARCSTFELTKGEHVFVYLCKNGVGVEMIETRKVDSIFTIKNVQKEHTGDYSCVFSRTQHPTDVRGKGVNSISLQVTDKVFPARIGTNEPRVTSGADVYFTCSSTDAPDSVILMAFLCRNNTIIDVELWDSQKSQASFHLKRVQIEDTGSYGCLVSDRPMAARELDTCGKNSVSLQVGNGGNGGNGELSEEPPACVSGGGSMAPLYLLPSLVLLVLLLLVLWRNGIHKQMRSPQVTSEYAHFPPLAQTSTAQNHFDLSNTGLQIPVQTFYAISGQPDVGETDTGLQVAVQTFYSSTGQPDVGGADTATSHDMQQDQGDDISPYDWSEISEDESYQDVVTYQEIPDLETQEETRIAAINADPGQSLVAPRISAMYATSKRKKKPN, from the exons ATGTACCGGCTAGAGGTTTGGCTCTCACACACTGCCATGTTTACCCTACTCTGTGTTCTTG TTGCAGCTACTGTGACTGAAGAGCATCCAACAATGCCGCAGAGCACAG GTGGAGATACTGTTCACCCAGCGCGCATTTTTGGAGCTGCAACTGGTAAGCTTAGAGTTGGGGAAGACTTTGAAGCGAGGTGCAGCACATTTGAATTAACAAAAGGTGAACACGTCTTTGTTTACCTCTGCAAGAATGGAGTCGGTGTAGAAATGATAGAAACCAGAAAAGTGGACTCTATTTTCACTATAAAAAATGTCCAAAAAGAGCACACGGGAGACTACAGCTGTGTGTTCTCCAGAACACAACACCCTACGGATGTGAGAGGAAAAGGAGTAAATTCTATCTCCCTCCAAGTGACAG aTAAAGTATTCCCAGCACGTATTGGTACAAATGAGCCCCGTGTGACATCAGGGGCAGACGTGTATTTCACATGTAGCTCAACAGATGCCCCAGACTCTGTCATTCTCATGGCATTCCTGTGTAGGAATAACACCATCATTGATGTTGAACTGTGGGACTCTCAGAAGAGCCAGGCCAGTTTCCATCTAAAAAGGGTGCAGATTGAGGACACGGGTAGCTACGGCTGTTTGGTGTCTGACCGACCCATGGCTGCAAGAGAGTTGGACACGTGTGGAAAGAATTCAGTCTCTCTGCAGGTTGGCAATGGTGGTAATGGTGGCAATG GGGAGCTGAGTGAGGAGCCGCCTGCCTGTGTGTCCGGTGGAGGCTCCATGGCCCCCCTGTACCTGTTGCCCTCCCTCGTCCTGCTCGTGCTGCTGCTCCTAGTGCTCTGGAGGAACG GGATACACAAGCAGATGAG ATCTCCACAGGTCACATCTGAATATGCACATTTCCCGCCACTTGCACAGACCTCAACAGCGCAGAATCATTTTGATCTTAGTAATACAG ggcTACAGATCCCTGTGCA AACATTTTACGCAATTAGTGGACAACCTGATGTGGGTGAGACTGATACAG GGCTGCAGGTAGCTGTGCA AACATTTTACTCATCTACTGGACAGCCTGATGTGGGCGGGGCTGATACAG CAACGTCACACGACATGCAACAAGATCAAGGAGACGACAT AAGCCCCTATGACTGGAGTGAGATCTCTGAAGATGAAAGTTATCAGG ATGTAGTCACATACCAGGAGATACCGGACCTCGAA ACTCAGGAGGAGACTAGAATAGCAGCGATCA ACGCAGACCCCGGTCAATCATTGGTAGCACCCCGAATAAGTGCGATGTACGCAACATccaagagaaagaagaagccCAACTAG
- the LOC134068909 gene encoding uncharacterized protein LOC134068909 isoform X3 translates to MYRLEVWLSHTAMFTLLCVLVAATVTEEHPTMPQSTGGDTVHPARIFGAATGKLRVGEDFEARCSTFELTKGEHVFVYLCKNGVGVEMIETRKVDSIFTIKNVQKEHTGDYSCVFSRTQHPTDVRGKGVNSISLQVTDKVFPARIGTNEPRVTSGADVYFTCSSTDAPDSVILMAFLCRNNTIIDVELWDSQKSQASFHLKRVQIEDTGSYGCLVSDRPMAARELDTCGKNSVSLQVGNGGNGGNGELSEEPPACVSGGGSMAPLYLLPSLVLLVLLLLVLWRNGIHKQMRSPQVTSEYAHFPPLAQTSTAQNHFDLSNTGLQIPVQTFYAISGQPDVGETDTGLQVAVQTFYSSTGQPDVGGADTATSHDMQQDQGDDISPYDWSEISEDESYQDVVTYQEIPDLETQTPVNHW, encoded by the exons ATGTACCGGCTAGAGGTTTGGCTCTCACACACTGCCATGTTTACCCTACTCTGTGTTCTTG TTGCAGCTACTGTGACTGAAGAGCATCCAACAATGCCGCAGAGCACAG GTGGAGATACTGTTCACCCAGCGCGCATTTTTGGAGCTGCAACTGGTAAGCTTAGAGTTGGGGAAGACTTTGAAGCGAGGTGCAGCACATTTGAATTAACAAAAGGTGAACACGTCTTTGTTTACCTCTGCAAGAATGGAGTCGGTGTAGAAATGATAGAAACCAGAAAAGTGGACTCTATTTTCACTATAAAAAATGTCCAAAAAGAGCACACGGGAGACTACAGCTGTGTGTTCTCCAGAACACAACACCCTACGGATGTGAGAGGAAAAGGAGTAAATTCTATCTCCCTCCAAGTGACAG aTAAAGTATTCCCAGCACGTATTGGTACAAATGAGCCCCGTGTGACATCAGGGGCAGACGTGTATTTCACATGTAGCTCAACAGATGCCCCAGACTCTGTCATTCTCATGGCATTCCTGTGTAGGAATAACACCATCATTGATGTTGAACTGTGGGACTCTCAGAAGAGCCAGGCCAGTTTCCATCTAAAAAGGGTGCAGATTGAGGACACGGGTAGCTACGGCTGTTTGGTGTCTGACCGACCCATGGCTGCAAGAGAGTTGGACACGTGTGGAAAGAATTCAGTCTCTCTGCAGGTTGGCAATGGTGGTAATGGTGGCAATG GGGAGCTGAGTGAGGAGCCGCCTGCCTGTGTGTCCGGTGGAGGCTCCATGGCCCCCCTGTACCTGTTGCCCTCCCTCGTCCTGCTCGTGCTGCTGCTCCTAGTGCTCTGGAGGAACG GGATACACAAGCAGATGAG ATCTCCACAGGTCACATCTGAATATGCACATTTCCCGCCACTTGCACAGACCTCAACAGCGCAGAATCATTTTGATCTTAGTAATACAG ggcTACAGATCCCTGTGCA AACATTTTACGCAATTAGTGGACAACCTGATGTGGGTGAGACTGATACAG GGCTGCAGGTAGCTGTGCA AACATTTTACTCATCTACTGGACAGCCTGATGTGGGCGGGGCTGATACAG CAACGTCACACGACATGCAACAAGATCAAGGAGACGACAT AAGCCCCTATGACTGGAGTGAGATCTCTGAAGATGAAAGTTATCAGG ATGTAGTCACATACCAGGAGATACCGGACCTCGAA ACGCAGACCCCGGTCAATCATTGGTAG
- the LOC134068909 gene encoding uncharacterized protein LOC134068909 isoform X2 — protein sequence MYRLEVWLSHTAMFTLLCVLVAATVTEEHPTMPQSTGGDTVHPARIFGAATGKLRVGEDFEARCSTFELTKGEHVFVYLCKNGVGVEMIETRKVDSIFTIKNVQKEHTGDYSCVFSRTQHPTDVRGKGVNSISLQVTDKVFPARIGTNEPRVTSGADVYFTCSSTDAPDSVILMAFLCRNNTIIDVELWDSQKSQASFHLKRVQIEDTGSYGCLVSDRPMAARELDTCGKNSVSLQVGNGGNGGNGELSEEPPACVSGGGSMAPLYLLPSLVLLVLLLLVLWRNGIHKQMRSPQVTSEYAHFPPLAQTSTAQNHFDLSNTGLQIPVQTFYAISGQPDVGETDTGLQVAVQTFYSSTGQPDVGGADTATSHDMQQDQGDDISPYDWSEISEDESYQDVVTYQEIPDLEQTQTPVNHW from the exons ATGTACCGGCTAGAGGTTTGGCTCTCACACACTGCCATGTTTACCCTACTCTGTGTTCTTG TTGCAGCTACTGTGACTGAAGAGCATCCAACAATGCCGCAGAGCACAG GTGGAGATACTGTTCACCCAGCGCGCATTTTTGGAGCTGCAACTGGTAAGCTTAGAGTTGGGGAAGACTTTGAAGCGAGGTGCAGCACATTTGAATTAACAAAAGGTGAACACGTCTTTGTTTACCTCTGCAAGAATGGAGTCGGTGTAGAAATGATAGAAACCAGAAAAGTGGACTCTATTTTCACTATAAAAAATGTCCAAAAAGAGCACACGGGAGACTACAGCTGTGTGTTCTCCAGAACACAACACCCTACGGATGTGAGAGGAAAAGGAGTAAATTCTATCTCCCTCCAAGTGACAG aTAAAGTATTCCCAGCACGTATTGGTACAAATGAGCCCCGTGTGACATCAGGGGCAGACGTGTATTTCACATGTAGCTCAACAGATGCCCCAGACTCTGTCATTCTCATGGCATTCCTGTGTAGGAATAACACCATCATTGATGTTGAACTGTGGGACTCTCAGAAGAGCCAGGCCAGTTTCCATCTAAAAAGGGTGCAGATTGAGGACACGGGTAGCTACGGCTGTTTGGTGTCTGACCGACCCATGGCTGCAAGAGAGTTGGACACGTGTGGAAAGAATTCAGTCTCTCTGCAGGTTGGCAATGGTGGTAATGGTGGCAATG GGGAGCTGAGTGAGGAGCCGCCTGCCTGTGTGTCCGGTGGAGGCTCCATGGCCCCCCTGTACCTGTTGCCCTCCCTCGTCCTGCTCGTGCTGCTGCTCCTAGTGCTCTGGAGGAACG GGATACACAAGCAGATGAG ATCTCCACAGGTCACATCTGAATATGCACATTTCCCGCCACTTGCACAGACCTCAACAGCGCAGAATCATTTTGATCTTAGTAATACAG ggcTACAGATCCCTGTGCA AACATTTTACGCAATTAGTGGACAACCTGATGTGGGTGAGACTGATACAG GGCTGCAGGTAGCTGTGCA AACATTTTACTCATCTACTGGACAGCCTGATGTGGGCGGGGCTGATACAG CAACGTCACACGACATGCAACAAGATCAAGGAGACGACAT AAGCCCCTATGACTGGAGTGAGATCTCTGAAGATGAAAGTTATCAGG ATGTAGTCACATACCAGGAGATACCGGACCTCGAA CAGACGCAGACCCCGGTCAATCATTGGTAG
- the LOC134068658 gene encoding neuronal acetylcholine receptor subunit alpha-3-like, translated as MSQLVKVDELNQIMETNLWLRHIWKDYKLKWNPKEFGGVEFIRVPSNRIWKPDIVLYNNAVGDFQVDDKTKALLRYNGEVTWIPPAIFKSSCKIDVTYFPFDYQNCTMKFGSWTYDKAKIDLVLIGTTINLRDFWESGEWVIIDAPGYKHDIKYNCCEEIYTDITYSLYIRRLPLFYTINMIIPCLLISFLTVLVFYLPSDCGEKVTLCISVLLSLTVFLLVITETIPSTSLVIPLIGEYLLFTMIFVTLSIVITVFVLNVHYRTPKTHTMPQWVRGVFLGVLPRVMFMTRPERNPQRFSSQPGHFLSPPAPPPLPPPPYPCTLHSSSSASSSAASSTLNRQRLFLSAELSALHGPGGGSLSLTSDPATLLCREGRCSCCWRQRELPGDGRGGAAGGAGTQGSLGTVSGGLGLGGGVGVGVGVGAGAAGSPCSSSESLDLGVLTLSTLSPEVREAIESVKYIAENMRLQNEAKEVQDDWKYVAMVIDRIFLWVFILVCILGTAGLFLQPLLLGEDI; from the exons ATGTCACAGCTGGTGAAAGTG GATGAACTTAACCAGATCATGGAGACCAACCTTTGGCTCAGACAT ATCTGGAAGGACTACAAGCTGAAATGGAACCCAAAAGAGTTCGGCGGCGTTGAGTTCATCCGTGTGCCCTCCAACCGGATCTGGAAGCCGGACATCGTCCTGTACAACAA TGCCGTTGGGGATTTCCAGGTGGACGACAAGACCAAAGCTCTGCTGCGCTACAATGGAGAGGTGACCTGGATCCCGCCGGCCATCTTCAAGAGCTCCTGCAAGATCGACGTCACCTACTTCCCCTTCGACTACCAGAACTGCACCATGAAGTTCGGCTCGTGGACCTACGACAAGGCCAAGATCGACCTGGTGCTCATCGGCACCACCATCAACCTGCGCGACTTCTGGGAGAGCGGCGAGTGGGTGATCATCGACGCGCCGGGCTACAAGCACGACATCAAGTACAACTGCTGCGAGGAGATCTACACGGACATCACGTACTCGCTGTACATCCGCCGCCTGCCGCTCTTCTACACCATCAACATGATCATCCCGTGCCTGCTCATCTCCTTCCTCACCGTGCTGGTCTTCTACCTGCCGTCCGACTGCGGCGAGAAGGTCACGCTGTGCATCTCCGTGCTGCTGTCGCTGACCGTCTTCCTGCTGGTCATCACCGAGACCATCCCGAGCACGTCGCTGGTGATCCCGCTGATCGGCGAGTACCTGCTCTTCACCATGATCTTCGTCACGCTGTCCATCGTCATCACGGTGTTCGTGCTGAACGTGCACTACCGCACGCCCAAGACGCACACCATGCCGCAGTGGGTGCGCGGCGTCTTCCTGGGCGTGCTGCCGCGCGTCATGTTCATGACCCGGCCCGAGCGCAACCCGCAGCGCTTCAGCAGCCAGCCGGGTCACTTCCTGTCGCCGCCCGCCCCGCCCCCGCTCCCGCCCCCACCCTACCCCTGCACcctgcactcctcctcctccgcctcctcctccgccgcctcctccaccctcaac CGCCAGCGCCTCTTCCTGAGCGCGGAGCTGTCCGCGCTGCACGGCCCCGGGGGGGGCAGCCTGtcgctgacctctgaccccgccACGCTCCTGTGCCGCGAGGgccgctgcagctgctgctggcgcCAGAGGGAGCTGCCCGGCGACGGCAGAGGGGGCGCCGCCGGAGGAGCGGGTACCCAGGGCAGCCTGGGCACGGTCAGCGGAGGCCTCGGATTGGGCGGCGGGGTCGGGGTCGGGGTCGGGGTCGGGGCGGGGGCGGCAGGAAGCCCCTGCTCGAGTTCGGAGTCGCTGGACTTGGGGGTGCTGACCCTGTCCACCCTCTCGCCCGAGGTCAGGGAGGCCATCGAGAGCGTGAAGTACATCGCCGAGAACATGAGGCTTCAGAACGAGGCCAAGGAG GTTCAGGACGACTGGAAGTACGTTGCCATGGTGATTGACAGGATCTTCCTGTGGGTGTTCATTCTGGTGTGCATTCTGGGAACAGCAGGCCTCTTCCTCCAGCCCCTGCTCCTTGGGGAGGACATCTGA